One window of the Bradyrhizobium sp. NP1 genome contains the following:
- the mmsB gene encoding 3-hydroxyisobutyrate dehydrogenase — translation MATIAFIGLGNMGGPMAANLVKAGHKVVAFDLVAASRDQAKADGAAIAESSAGAVKGADVVVTMLPAGKHVLGVWNEIVPAMAKGALIIDSSTIDVESARQAHALAKKHGVSSIDAPVSGGTGGAKAGTLTFMCGGEDKAFAAAKPVLEKMGKKIVHCGSAGAGQAAKICNNMILGISMIAVGEAFVLAEKLGLSHQALFDVASTSSGQCWSLTTYCPVPGPVPTSPANNDYKPGFASNLMVKDLTLAQDAADTSGAVTPLGKHAQQIYQAFDAAGHGGVDFSGIIQHVRALAVRS, via the coding sequence ATGGCAACGATCGCATTCATTGGCCTCGGCAACATGGGCGGACCGATGGCGGCCAACCTGGTGAAGGCCGGGCACAAGGTAGTGGCCTTCGATCTCGTGGCGGCCTCGCGCGACCAGGCAAAAGCCGACGGTGCAGCAATCGCTGAAAGTTCGGCCGGCGCGGTGAAGGGCGCGGATGTCGTTGTCACCATGCTGCCGGCGGGCAAGCATGTGCTTGGCGTGTGGAACGAGATCGTGCCCGCGATGGCGAAGGGCGCGCTGATCATCGACAGCTCGACCATCGACGTCGAAAGCGCGCGGCAGGCCCATGCGCTGGCCAAAAAGCATGGCGTGTCATCGATCGACGCGCCGGTTTCCGGCGGTACCGGCGGCGCAAAGGCGGGAACGCTGACCTTCATGTGCGGTGGCGAGGACAAGGCGTTCGCCGCGGCCAAGCCCGTGCTGGAGAAGATGGGCAAGAAGATCGTGCATTGCGGCAGCGCGGGCGCCGGGCAAGCAGCCAAGATCTGCAACAACATGATCCTGGGCATTTCCATGATCGCGGTCGGCGAGGCCTTCGTGCTCGCGGAAAAGCTCGGCCTGTCGCACCAGGCGCTGTTCGATGTTGCCTCCACCTCGTCGGGTCAATGCTGGTCGCTGACAACCTATTGCCCGGTTCCCGGGCCGGTGCCGACCTCGCCCGCCAACAATGATTACAAGCCGGGCTTCGCCTCGAACCTGATGGTGAAGGACCTGACGCTGGCGCAGGATGCCGCGGACACCTCGGGCGCGGTGACGCCGCTTGGCAAGCATGCACAGCAGATCTATCAGGCCTTCGATGCCGCAGGCCATGGCGGGGTCGACTTTTCCGGAATTATCCAGCACGTTAGGGCGCTAGCGGTCCGATCCTAA